A genome region from Psychrobacter jeotgali includes the following:
- the lysS gene encoding lysine--tRNA ligase yields the protein MSKQNQNNQNQEEQAPTVEEANELIAQLQTKLDDIIASGKQPYPNQFKRTDYAQDLQTAFESVSKQEIEEKAAKCEKTQVNVAGRVMLNRGSFIVIQDMTGRIQLYVARKELDEETLASIKSLDLGDIVGVSGYIGRSGKGDLYVHIEKFLLLTKSLRPMPDKFHGLADVEARYRNRHLDLMTNEATRDTFVIRSQVISGIRQFMLNEDFMEVETPMMHPIPGGAVARPFVTHHNALDMPLYLRIAPELYLKRLVIGGFEKVFEINRSFRNEGVSTRHNPEFTMIEFYQAYADYHDLMDLTERLFNQLAQDILGSTELTYQDETISLKAPFARLTMSAAIEKYAEGFDMSRIDDREYLADYVANTLKQPVKEVFGVGKLKTIVFEETAEHKLRQPTFITEYPAETSPLARRNDDNPEITDRFELFIGGRELANGFSELNDPADQAERFRGQVAEKDAGDVEAMHFDEDYIEALSYGLPPTAGEGIGIDRLVMLFTDSASIRDVILFPHMRRKTD from the coding sequence ATGTCAAAACAAAACCAAAACAATCAAAATCAAGAAGAGCAAGCACCAACTGTCGAGGAAGCCAATGAGTTGATTGCTCAATTGCAGACCAAATTAGACGATATTATCGCTTCAGGTAAGCAGCCTTATCCTAATCAGTTTAAACGTACCGATTATGCTCAGGATCTACAAACAGCGTTTGAAAGCGTATCAAAACAAGAGATTGAAGAAAAGGCGGCTAAATGCGAAAAAACCCAAGTCAATGTGGCTGGCCGAGTCATGCTTAACCGTGGCTCATTTATTGTCATCCAAGATATGACGGGTCGTATCCAGTTATACGTAGCACGTAAAGAGTTGGATGAAGAGACGCTGGCAAGTATCAAATCGCTCGATTTGGGTGATATCGTGGGAGTATCTGGTTACATTGGACGCTCAGGCAAAGGCGATTTATATGTGCATATCGAAAAGTTTCTTCTACTAACCAAATCATTGCGCCCCATGCCAGATAAGTTCCATGGGCTAGCCGATGTCGAAGCTCGTTATCGTAACCGTCATCTTGATCTGATGACCAATGAAGCCACCCGCGATACGTTTGTAATTCGCAGCCAAGTGATTAGTGGTATTCGTCAGTTTATGCTGAACGAAGACTTTATGGAAGTCGAAACCCCTATGATGCACCCTATCCCTGGCGGGGCGGTCGCCCGTCCATTTGTGACCCATCATAATGCTTTGGATATGCCGCTCTATTTGCGTATTGCGCCTGAGCTTTATTTGAAACGCTTAGTTATTGGTGGGTTTGAGAAAGTGTTTGAGATTAACCGCAGCTTCCGTAACGAAGGGGTATCAACTCGCCACAACCCTGAATTTACCATGATTGAATTCTATCAAGCTTATGCTGATTATCATGACTTGATGGATTTAACTGAACGTTTATTTAACCAATTGGCGCAAGATATTTTAGGCTCTACTGAGCTCACTTACCAAGATGAGACCATCAGTTTAAAAGCACCATTTGCACGCTTAACTATGTCTGCGGCTATCGAAAAATACGCTGAAGGCTTTGATATGTCGCGCATTGATGATCGTGAGTATCTGGCTGATTATGTGGCTAATACCTTGAAACAACCAGTAAAAGAGGTCTTTGGAGTCGGTAAACTTAAAACTATCGTTTTTGAAGAGACCGCTGAGCATAAACTGCGCCAGCCTACCTTTATTACTGAGTATCCTGCTGAAACCTCTCCACTGGCACGCCGTAATGATGATAATCCTGAGATTACTGATCGTTTTGAGCTATTTATCGGTGGTCGTGAGCTGGCTAATGGCTTTAGTGAGCTGAATGATCCAGCCGATCAAGCGGAGCGTTTCCGTGGACAAGTGGCTGAAAAGGATGCAGGAGATGTCGAAGCTATGCACTTTGACGAAGACTATATCGAAGCTTTATCCTATGGTTTACCGCCAACCGCCGGTGAAGGTATTGGGATTGATCGCTTAGTCATGTTGTTCACTGATTCTGCCAGTATTAGAGACGTTATTCTATTCCCGCATATGCGCCGAAAAACGGATTAA
- the purD gene encoding phosphoribosylamine--glycine ligase has product MNILVIGAGGREHALAWQCAKDDKVQQVYVAPGNAGTALETKCQNVILDVTGDDSDHSSVINFCKNNAIDMVIVGPEAPLVNGIIDACRDAGIKAWGPTAYCAQLEGSKTFAKEFMIEHNIPTAAYQGFTDAASAKDYVKEQGAPIVIKADGLAAGKGVIVAETTEQANAAIDDMLADNKFGDAGSRVVIEQCLVGEEASFICMIDGDNILPMATSQDHKRAFEGDTGPNTGGMGAYSPAPVVTQEVHDKVMTQVIQPVVDAMNAAGHPYTGFLYAGLMIDESSDPYVIEFNCRFGDPETQPILMRLQSSMADLVNQGLKGQLPKQAQWDPRPALGIVIASEGYPESSSKGDVIAGLPELTDKSNPSVKVFHAGTAFADGQKVDSLDADSAVDEDKEIVTDGGRVLCVTALANTILDAQQAALTVTGAISFDGAQYRRDIGHHAITRDMINSAPTNH; this is encoded by the coding sequence ATGAATATTTTGGTAATTGGTGCAGGTGGCCGCGAGCATGCGCTGGCTTGGCAATGTGCAAAAGATGATAAGGTACAACAAGTTTATGTTGCTCCTGGCAATGCAGGTACTGCCCTTGAGACTAAATGTCAAAACGTTATTTTGGATGTTACTGGTGATGATTCAGATCACAGCTCAGTGATTAATTTCTGTAAAAACAATGCTATCGATATGGTGATCGTAGGACCTGAAGCACCGCTAGTGAATGGTATTATAGATGCTTGTCGTGATGCTGGTATCAAAGCTTGGGGCCCTACTGCCTATTGCGCACAGTTAGAAGGCTCAAAGACCTTTGCTAAAGAGTTTATGATTGAGCATAATATTCCAACGGCAGCTTATCAAGGTTTTACTGATGCTGCGAGTGCCAAAGACTATGTTAAAGAACAAGGCGCCCCTATTGTAATTAAAGCTGATGGTTTGGCGGCGGGTAAAGGCGTTATCGTTGCTGAGACTACCGAGCAAGCCAATGCTGCTATTGATGACATGCTGGCTGATAATAAATTCGGCGATGCAGGCAGTCGAGTGGTTATTGAGCAGTGTTTAGTGGGTGAAGAAGCTAGTTTTATTTGTATGATTGACGGTGATAATATTTTACCAATGGCAACCAGTCAAGATCATAAGCGTGCTTTTGAAGGTGATACGGGTCCAAATACTGGCGGGATGGGCGCCTACTCACCTGCGCCTGTGGTTACTCAAGAGGTTCATGATAAAGTCATGACTCAGGTTATTCAGCCAGTGGTTGATGCCATGAATGCTGCCGGCCATCCTTATACTGGATTTTTGTATGCAGGGCTTATGATTGATGAATCAAGCGATCCCTATGTTATCGAGTTTAACTGCCGCTTTGGTGATCCAGAAACTCAGCCTATTCTCATGCGCTTGCAGTCTTCAATGGCTGATTTGGTCAACCAAGGGCTAAAAGGTCAACTACCAAAACAAGCACAATGGGATCCACGCCCTGCTCTTGGTATTGTAATTGCCTCAGAAGGATATCCCGAATCGTCTTCTAAAGGCGACGTAATTGCTGGGTTACCAGAACTTACGGATAAGAGTAATCCATCGGTAAAGGTCTTTCATGCTGGCACCGCATTTGCTGATGGTCAGAAGGTAGACAGTTTGGATGCCGATAGTGCCGTGGACGAAGATAAAGAGATAGTTACTGATGGCGGACGTGTGCTTTGCGTTACTGCATTAGCGAATACTATTTTGGATGCTCAACAAGCGGCCTTGACAGTAACAGGCGCTATTAGCTTTGATGGTGCACAGTATCGCCGAGATATTGGTCATCATGCCATTACACGTGACATGATCAATAGTGCTCCGACTAACCATTAA
- the dnaX gene encoding DNA polymerase III subunit gamma/tau, with translation MSQQYQVLARKYRPKNFHQLIGQTHVSQALINAIDYNRLHHAYLFTGTRGVGKTTIARILSKCLNCDTGVTSTPCGVCDNCVAIDQGRFIDLIEIDAASRTKVEDTRELLDNVPYAPSQGRYKVYLIDEVHMLSTHSFNALLKTLEEPPEHVKFLLATTDPQKLPITIISRCLQFVLRPLPQTLLSEHLANILTQEHVAYTQPALWQLASAAKGSVRDALSLTDQAIAFGQGGLDDVTVNEMLGLIDAADLVRLVTDIYNHDKSAVAAHIEQMRAQMVDATSMFDGLAELLHQLALTQLLPEVALNVNEAQAQDINALAQHMSPDVLQLYYEIVVQAREGIKLANTPMQALEMCILRLLAFRPLPIDEVLDTSSITSSNAPKTAPVEPKNLTSHVATSDEAKTYSLDSMSSIDNSERVDYPYEQFDDTAIENDSQWIQETTYIDDSPLLDENASVNQSFNNEIANQAETNNLDSKLFTNETVDPEPINEPEPINEPEPINEPEPINEPEPINEPEPINEPDVNSSQLTINPDDPRTLLRCAHQELTGEWTPEKWDYWLQTAREMDHLAADELALARQGMMTGLCNGQAVFVTGVDSKHLQSTFQQLAAKLKNEYPQAEISLQVDGSMMQSDNKTPEHRQQQRTLQATSLAESMLLKSPVMQYLNERSEGRMGKVKLT, from the coding sequence ATGTCGCAGCAATATCAAGTCTTAGCGCGTAAATATCGTCCCAAGAACTTTCATCAGTTGATTGGGCAAACGCATGTTTCGCAGGCATTGATTAATGCGATTGATTACAATCGTTTGCATCATGCTTATCTATTCACAGGCACCCGCGGCGTGGGTAAAACTACTATTGCTCGTATCCTATCGAAATGCTTAAACTGTGATACTGGGGTCACCAGCACCCCATGCGGCGTATGTGATAATTGTGTAGCGATAGATCAAGGTCGTTTTATCGATTTAATTGAGATTGATGCCGCCTCGCGTACCAAAGTTGAGGATACTCGTGAGCTTCTTGATAACGTGCCTTATGCACCGAGTCAAGGGCGCTATAAAGTGTACCTAATCGATGAGGTACATATGTTGTCGACGCACAGTTTTAATGCGCTGCTTAAAACTTTAGAAGAGCCGCCTGAACATGTAAAGTTTTTGCTAGCGACTACAGATCCACAAAAACTACCTATAACTATCATCTCACGTTGTTTACAGTTTGTGCTGCGGCCCTTACCACAAACTTTGCTTAGTGAACATCTAGCAAACATTCTAACTCAAGAGCATGTTGCTTATACGCAGCCAGCCCTTTGGCAGCTTGCAAGTGCGGCAAAAGGTTCAGTACGTGATGCTTTATCACTAACAGATCAAGCCATTGCCTTTGGGCAAGGTGGGCTGGATGATGTCACCGTCAATGAGATGTTGGGCTTGATTGACGCTGCAGATTTAGTGCGTTTGGTTACTGATATTTATAACCATGATAAGTCAGCGGTAGCGGCTCATATTGAGCAGATGCGTGCGCAGATGGTGGATGCGACTAGCATGTTTGATGGGCTTGCTGAATTACTGCACCAACTGGCATTAACTCAGCTGTTACCTGAGGTTGCCTTGAATGTAAATGAGGCTCAAGCTCAGGATATTAATGCATTGGCGCAGCATATGAGTCCTGATGTATTACAGCTCTATTATGAGATTGTGGTACAAGCTCGTGAAGGTATTAAACTGGCCAACACACCGATGCAAGCGCTTGAGATGTGTATTCTGCGTTTACTGGCGTTTCGTCCGCTACCTATTGATGAGGTTCTGGATACCTCAAGCATAACCAGTTCTAATGCTCCAAAAACTGCGCCTGTAGAGCCAAAAAATTTAACCAGCCACGTTGCTACATCAGATGAGGCCAAAACTTATAGTCTCGATAGTATGAGTAGTATAGATAATTCTGAACGAGTAGATTATCCCTATGAGCAGTTCGACGATACTGCTATTGAAAATGATAGCCAATGGATTCAAGAGACTACTTATATTGATGATAGCCCTCTTTTAGATGAAAATGCTTCGGTAAACCAATCCTTTAACAATGAGATAGCTAATCAGGCTGAAACAAATAATCTAGATAGCAAATTATTCACTAATGAAACAGTAGATCCCGAACCAATTAATGAGCCTGAGCCAATTAATGAGCCTGAGCCAATTAATGAGCCTGAGCCAATTAATGAGCCTGAGCCAATTAATGAGCCTGAGCCAATTAATGAGCCTGATGTAAATAGTTCTCAGTTAACTATTAATCCTGATGATCCGCGAACTTTATTGCGCTGTGCTCATCAAGAGCTAACAGGGGAGTGGACACCAGAGAAATGGGACTATTGGTTACAAACTGCCCGTGAAATGGATCATTTGGCCGCAGATGAACTTGCACTAGCGCGCCAAGGTATGATGACTGGCTTATGTAATGGTCAAGCTGTATTTGTTACCGGCGTTGACAGCAAACACTTGCAATCAACTTTCCAGCAGCTAGCGGCCAAGCTGAAAAACGAATACCCACAAGCAGAAATCAGCTTGCAAGTGGATGGTAGTATGATGCAGAGTGATAATAAGACCCCTGAACATCGCCAACAACAAAGAACACTGCAAGCAACTTCTTTAGCTGAGTCTATGTTACTCAAATCGCCTGTAATGCAATATTTGAATGAACGCAGCGAAGGAAGAATGGGTAAAGTGAAACTTACCTAA
- a CDS encoding ABC1 kinase family protein, producing MENDTSKPSSSKQSIDNLKTSGLERRLSIAKTSLNIGRRWAGNSVSGMFLGKEARSKRNQAFMEAQANYVAEELGKLKGSVVKIGQMLAMYGEHILPPEITRALQTLNDDTATLAWPKIEYTLQQTLGDKLNELEVDPVPIGTASLAQVHRATVLATGEQVVLKIQYPGVADAIDSDLALFKRLLKVSNAVPQTRALDAWFEEIRDLLHVEVDYAVEAATTERFYGRLQDDPRYAVPKINRHYSSKRLLCMSYESGVPVTSEKLQSLSAERRNAIGQAAIEIMMREIFVWGEMQTDPNFGNYLVRINSNENEIDKLVLLDFGAIRQFDNTLLTIARNLLRAGYYHDHQAMMESMVGYDFFNTMSNKVKSDIASLFLLATEPFSLPATNPDIPADCLDSQQRYIWANSKLHSRISAAATQAIQSFEFNLPPKEFMFISRKFIGAYTFLTVINAHTDSNRLVKPFL from the coding sequence ATGGAAAATGATACCTCCAAACCGTCTAGTAGTAAGCAATCAATCGATAACCTGAAAACCTCGGGACTAGAGCGACGGCTATCTATTGCCAAAACCTCTTTAAATATTGGTCGCCGCTGGGCGGGTAATAGTGTTTCAGGAATGTTTTTAGGCAAAGAAGCCCGCTCAAAGCGTAATCAAGCATTTATGGAGGCGCAGGCTAACTATGTAGCTGAAGAACTGGGGAAGCTAAAAGGCTCAGTAGTTAAAATTGGCCAAATGTTGGCCATGTACGGCGAGCATATTCTACCCCCTGAAATTACTCGTGCGCTGCAAACTCTAAATGATGATACCGCTACCCTCGCTTGGCCAAAAATAGAATATACTTTGCAACAAACTTTGGGTGATAAGCTCAATGAACTTGAAGTAGATCCCGTGCCCATTGGTACCGCTTCTCTTGCGCAAGTTCACCGTGCCACCGTACTAGCTACTGGTGAACAAGTGGTATTAAAAATACAATATCCGGGTGTAGCTGATGCTATCGACTCTGATTTAGCGTTATTCAAGCGTTTATTAAAAGTTAGTAACGCGGTTCCGCAGACCCGTGCTCTTGATGCTTGGTTCGAAGAAATTCGAGACCTTCTTCATGTTGAAGTTGATTATGCTGTTGAAGCGGCCACTACAGAGCGTTTTTATGGTCGTTTACAAGATGACCCACGCTATGCCGTACCTAAAATCAACCGCCACTACTCTAGTAAGCGTTTACTTTGTATGAGCTATGAATCTGGGGTTCCTGTAACCTCTGAAAAACTGCAATCGCTCTCTGCTGAACGTCGCAATGCTATTGGTCAGGCGGCTATAGAGATTATGATGCGAGAGATATTTGTATGGGGTGAGATGCAGACAGACCCCAACTTTGGTAATTATTTAGTTCGCATCAATAGTAACGAAAATGAAATAGATAAGTTAGTACTATTAGATTTTGGTGCTATTCGCCAGTTTGATAACACCCTATTAACGATCGCTAGAAACTTACTTCGGGCCGGCTATTATCACGATCATCAAGCGATGATGGAAAGTATGGTTGGTTATGATTTTTTCAATACTATGAGTAACAAAGTTAAAAGTGATATAGCTTCTTTGTTTTTATTGGCTACAGAACCTTTTAGTCTACCTGCTACTAATCCAGATATTCCTGCAGATTGTTTAGATTCTCAGCAACGTTATATTTGGGCGAATAGTAAATTACATTCACGTATATCTGCTGCTGCTACTCAGGCTATTCAATCGTTCGAATTCAATCTACCCCCAAAAGAGTTTATGTTTATCAGCCGTAAGTTTATAGGGGCATATACCTTTTTAACTGTAATTAATGCTCATACTGACTCTAATAGATTAGTGAAACCTTTTTTATAG
- a CDS encoding DNA gyrase inhibitor YacG — MTQTTSSSVPKTYPCPRCGTQTAWQDNKFKPFCSERCKLIDLGAWASEEYSLPAESTPFSDEL; from the coding sequence ATGACTCAAACGACTTCTAGCTCTGTACCCAAAACCTATCCTTGTCCGCGCTGTGGTACTCAAACAGCTTGGCAGGATAATAAATTTAAACCATTTTGTAGTGAGCGCTGTAAGCTCATTGACTTAGGTGCGTGGGCAAGCGAAGAATACAGTTTACCTGCAGAGTCTACGCCCTTCTCTGATGAGCTTTAA
- a CDS encoding DUF938 domain-containing protein → MKNQNITNEIKISHQKKRAFQPGKLSPPRNFSIPAALDSTKPLVLEIGAGKGMHALSFAAAHPNQQLVAIERTRNKFEAFVKLAQQRKLANLVPVHADAIAWTVHALSPNNVARIYILYPNPEQNNPNQQWLNMPFFEFLLSRLEEGGQIILATNIESYMDNAEHKAITGWQLPTSRIQVPQDSQRTHFEVKYLARNEICWQLTITKPKGYSTRFDDWKAKSIEHTQL, encoded by the coding sequence ATGAAAAATCAAAATATAACCAATGAAATAAAAATCTCACATCAAAAAAAACGTGCTTTTCAACCTGGAAAACTCTCGCCACCGCGTAATTTCTCAATTCCTGCTGCACTAGATAGTACTAAACCCCTAGTGCTTGAGATTGGAGCGGGGAAGGGCATGCATGCGTTGAGCTTTGCAGCTGCCCACCCTAACCAGCAGTTAGTCGCCATTGAGCGCACTCGTAATAAATTTGAAGCTTTTGTTAAGCTTGCTCAGCAGCGAAAATTAGCTAACCTAGTGCCTGTTCATGCCGATGCCATAGCTTGGACTGTGCATGCTTTATCGCCGAATAATGTTGCACGCATATACATCCTTTATCCTAATCCTGAGCAAAATAACCCTAACCAGCAGTGGCTTAATATGCCGTTTTTTGAATTTTTATTATCGAGGTTAGAGGAGGGTGGGCAAATCATCTTAGCTACTAATATCGAGAGCTATATGGACAATGCTGAACACAAGGCGATAACGGGTTGGCAGCTGCCTACATCACGGATACAAGTTCCACAGGATAGCCAACGTACTCATTTTGAAGTTAAGTATTTGGCTCGGAATGAGATTTGCTGGCAATTAACAATAACTAAACCTAAGGGTTATAGCACTCGATTTGATGATTGGAAAGCCAAAAGTATTGAGCATACCCAGTTATAG
- a CDS encoding LysR family transcriptional regulator, whose amino-acid sequence MLDNLRGMAVFASVVGHGSFSGSARELGITTSAVSQQIRSLENDLGVVLLHRSTRKLSLTEAGESFYEAAKDVVSAAEKGKIKVNQLRDELAGSLRIATTPELGVHHILPALSTWMAAHDDLSITFLADNYYVDMIDERIDVAIRMSPSINDTTLNNHPLSDVRQLLVASPQYLRQHKKIETPKDLADHKLICIEIMKDASQIDLIQTETGKKSRQKMSSRLYTNNVFMATTLAKNGHGLMRVMEMDVKRDLENGDLVEVLTGYQLPSFVLYAVTLSREQQPAKITRCLEVLKKYFHAN is encoded by the coding sequence ATGTTAGATAATTTACGCGGTATGGCTGTGTTCGCCAGTGTGGTCGGACATGGTTCTTTTAGCGGCTCAGCTCGTGAGCTTGGTATCACTACTAGCGCTGTTAGCCAGCAGATACGTTCTTTGGAGAACGATTTAGGAGTAGTGCTACTGCATCGCTCGACTCGTAAGCTGAGCTTAACTGAAGCGGGTGAAAGCTTTTATGAAGCGGCAAAAGATGTGGTCAGTGCAGCTGAAAAAGGTAAAATTAAAGTCAATCAGCTGCGTGATGAGTTAGCAGGAAGTTTGCGCATTGCAACCACTCCTGAGCTTGGCGTTCATCACATATTGCCGGCTTTATCTACTTGGATGGCGGCGCACGATGACTTAAGCATTACCTTTTTAGCAGATAACTATTATGTTGATATGATCGATGAGCGTATCGATGTTGCCATACGTATGAGTCCGAGCATCAATGATACGACATTGAATAATCACCCGTTGTCGGATGTTCGTCAACTGTTAGTGGCCTCGCCTCAATACTTGCGCCAACATAAAAAGATTGAAACTCCCAAAGATTTAGCTGACCATAAGCTTATCTGTATTGAGATCATGAAAGACGCTAGTCAAATCGATCTGATCCAGACAGAAACTGGCAAAAAGTCTCGTCAAAAAATGAGTTCACGCCTTTATACCAATAATGTATTTATGGCCACTACCTTGGCTAAAAATGGTCATGGACTTATGAGAGTGATGGAGATGGACGTCAAAAGAGATTTGGAAAACGGTGATTTAGTTGAAGTGCTAACAGGTTATCAGCTACCAAGCTTTGTCCTATATGCTGTCACCTTAAGTCGTGAACAACAACCCGCAAAAATCACTCGCTGTCTAGAAGTGTTAAAAAAGTATTTTCACGCTAATTAA
- a CDS encoding aspartate aminotransferase family protein, protein MSATYLMPTYNRQPISFTRGHGSWLYTKDDTPYLDALTGIAVCGLGHCHPQVTEAIQQQAATLVHTSNLFGIDWQERAGETLCKAAQMDSVFFANSGAEANEAALKLARLYAYQRGFKRPKVIVMEKSFHGRTLLSVSATANPKAREGFFTLDDDFIRVPFGDIAAVKQAAQDYDDICAILVEPIQGEGGLNTAANGFTYLEQLQAECDAHEWLFMLDEVQTGNGRTGKYFAYQHSKARPDVLTTAKGLGNGFPVGACMVRGRAKDLFSAGSHGSTYGGTPLASRVVHSVYEVLSTDDVMANAVTEGQFIRDSMTNELQSYEISSRGAGMMIGIALPEDMNCSQLVDRARDEQQLIINVTGGHVIRLLPPLNIKRDESEQLVERLIHLLKPLF, encoded by the coding sequence ATGTCAGCAACTTATCTGATGCCTACCTATAACCGTCAGCCTATTAGCTTCACTCGCGGGCACGGTAGCTGGCTATACACTAAAGATGATACGCCCTATTTGGATGCGCTGACTGGCATTGCAGTATGTGGTTTGGGCCATTGCCATCCACAAGTTACTGAAGCTATCCAACAGCAGGCAGCAACGCTAGTCCACACCAGTAATTTATTTGGTATTGATTGGCAAGAGCGTGCAGGTGAAACGCTTTGTAAGGCGGCTCAGATGGATAGTGTATTCTTTGCTAATAGTGGAGCTGAGGCTAATGAAGCAGCTTTGAAGCTAGCGCGTTTATATGCTTATCAGCGCGGTTTTAAACGTCCAAAAGTTATCGTTATGGAGAAGTCGTTTCATGGTCGCACTTTATTATCAGTGTCGGCAACTGCTAATCCTAAAGCACGCGAAGGCTTCTTTACTCTAGACGATGATTTTATCCGTGTACCCTTTGGCGATATTGCAGCAGTTAAGCAGGCCGCTCAAGATTATGACGATATCTGCGCTATCCTCGTAGAGCCCATTCAAGGTGAAGGCGGACTGAACACTGCGGCTAATGGTTTTACTTATTTGGAGCAACTACAAGCTGAATGTGATGCTCATGAGTGGTTGTTCATGCTTGACGAGGTACAGACCGGTAATGGGCGTACGGGTAAATATTTTGCTTATCAGCACAGCAAAGCACGTCCTGACGTCCTGACCACTGCCAAGGGACTGGGCAATGGTTTCCCAGTCGGTGCTTGTATGGTACGAGGCCGAGCAAAAGACTTATTTAGTGCCGGTAGTCATGGCTCAACCTATGGTGGTACACCGCTAGCTAGTCGAGTAGTTCACAGCGTTTATGAAGTGTTATCAACTGATGATGTGATGGCCAATGCTGTAACCGAAGGCCAGTTTATTCGTGACAGTATGACTAATGAATTGCAGTCCTATGAGATTAGCAGCCGTGGTGCAGGAATGATGATTGGTATCGCTCTACCGGAAGATATGAATTGCAGCCAACTGGTCGACCGTGCTCGAGATGAGCAGCAGCTTATTATTAATGTGACTGGAGGTCATGTTATACGCTTATTACCGCCGCTAAATATCAAGCGTGATGAAAGCGAACAGCTGGTTGAGCGTTTGATTCATTTATTAAAGCCATTATTTTAA